The Campylobacter curvus genome includes the window TCTTTATCCAGATCCTTAAATTCGTCTTTGGCAAAGCAACCGCCAAGGCGTAAATCTAACTAGCAGCCGGGGTCAACCTGGCTGCTATACTTTAAATTTTACTTCTCTAGAATGTTTGAGACCAAGCCAAGATTTACGTCTATGCGAGCGAAATTTTAGGTGTTTGTCGCTTTGGTTTTTATACGTAAAAATCCATTTATTTATAAAATCCTTGTAAAATCCATCAAAAAATTTAAGGAAATTTGATGAGCTTTCTTGATACTTTGCGTAAATTTTCAAAGATGATCTGCGTAGTTTTTGTGGTGCTTTTGCACCTATTTTTGGCGGTTATGGTAGATTTTGCGTTTCCGCATTACGATAAAGCTCTGATAACAGGCGGCGAGGTCAAGCGAATGGACAAGGACGGGTTTATAGATGCCTCAAATCCAGCCGATGGGCCGACGCGCGATGTGTATTTTATCTACACCAAGCAAGAGGTCGGCGACAAGGTGATGCCATATCGTAACGAGGATACGCGCTGGGGATTTCCTTTTTATTTTAAATTTAACTCCGCTGACTTGCAGGCTAGGGCGCAGAGCTTCGCGGGCAGTCAAAAGGCCGTGCAGATAAAATTTTACGGCTGGCGCATCGCGATGTTTGACGAGTTTAGAAATGCCGTCTCGATAAAAGAGCTCGGCGAGAACGAGCAGATCGCGCGACCTGTGATGAGCTACGTCTTTTACGTGATCTTGCTCGTGTCGATGATCATTTGGATAAGG containing:
- a CDS encoding DUF1523 family protein, with translation MSFLDTLRKFSKMICVVFVVLLHLFLAVMVDFAFPHYDKALITGGEVKRMDKDGFIDASNPADGPTRDVYFIYTKQEVGDKVMPYRNEDTRWGFPFYFKFNSADLQARAQSFAGSQKAVQIKFYGWRIAMFDEFRNAVSIKELGENEQIARPVMSYVFYVILLVSMIIWIRAVFRFFRQETKQGGETAK